From the genome of Campylobacter sp. MIT 99-7217, one region includes:
- a CDS encoding cation diffusion facilitator family transporter produces the protein MKISHSNYGKSIRDHKIRQNTLQNAFSKDPLKSNQKEQFVLQVSMFAALVLSIFGLVFGIWIKSNAVIFDAFLALISVGLGFLSVITSRYIYKEDDDIFQYGYVRFEPMVNLFKSLVLVFVCIYAFINAVQSIINGGYEIKLEGGAIYSLCAFAFCLILFVYTRFFARVLDSDLIRVDNTEWKIDCVLYCGTLLAFVLVYFLPFSGVLSLDFVKFYVDPILLALFSLFLCISPIRIAVCNFKDLIMVAPKDLDEKITQIMQELSLEFGFSDYDTHVAKSGRFYMVEVNILTQKNFKLSSIAQIDELRERIEKSLQIPSYKIWLSVSFTADPKWL, from the coding sequence ATGAAAATTTCACATTCAAACTACGGAAAAAGCATAAGGGATCATAAAATTCGCCAAAATACTCTTCAAAATGCTTTTAGTAAAGATCCTTTAAAAAGCAACCAAAAGGAGCAGTTTGTGCTTCAAGTTTCTATGTTTGCTGCCTTAGTTTTGTCGATTTTTGGGCTTGTTTTTGGAATTTGGATCAAGTCTAATGCGGTGATTTTTGATGCCTTTTTAGCCTTGATCAGCGTTGGACTTGGTTTTTTAAGCGTAATTACTTCAAGATATATTTATAAAGAAGATGATGATATTTTTCAGTATGGTTATGTTCGCTTTGAACCTATGGTCAATCTTTTTAAGTCCTTAGTTCTTGTTTTTGTTTGTATTTATGCCTTTATTAATGCTGTGCAAAGTATCATCAATGGAGGCTATGAGATCAAGCTTGAGGGTGGAGCGATTTATAGTCTTTGTGCCTTTGCGTTTTGTTTGATTTTGTTTGTTTATACGAGATTTTTTGCAAGGGTTTTAGACTCTGATCTTATTAGGGTGGATAATACAGAATGGAAGATTGATTGTGTGCTTTATTGTGGCACTTTGCTTGCCTTTGTTTTGGTGTATTTTTTGCCTTTTTCAGGTGTTTTAAGTCTTGATTTTGTTAAATTTTATGTTGATCCTATACTTTTAGCTTTATTTTCGCTTTTTTTATGTATATCGCCCATTCGTATTGCTGTGTGCAATTTCAAGGATTTGATCATGGTCGCACCTAAGGATTTAGATGAAAAAATCACACAGATCATGCAAGAGCTAAGCCTTGAATTTGGTTTTAGCGACTATGATACGCATGTGGCAAAATCAGGAAGATTTTATATGGTTGAGGTCAATATACTCACTCAAAAAAACTTTAAGCTTAGTTCTATCGCTCAAATCGATGAATTGCGCGAGAGGATAGAAAAATCCCTACAAATTCCAAGTTATAAAATTTGGCTGAGCGTAAGTTTTACCGCAGATCCAAAGTGGTTATAA